A region of Allocoleopsis franciscana PCC 7113 DNA encodes the following proteins:
- the efp gene encoding elongation factor P — translation MISSNDFRPGVTIELDGSVWRVVEFLHVKPGKGSAFVRTKLKNVQSGSVVEKTFRAGETVPQANLEKRTMQHTYKEADQFVFMDMETYEESRLNSSQIGERVKYLSEGMEVNVVTWGEQVLEVELPNSVVLEVVDTDPGVKGDTATGGTKPAIVSTGAQVMVPLFISIGERIKIDTRNDSYLGRE, via the coding sequence ATGATTTCTAGTAACGACTTTCGCCCTGGTGTCACGATTGAGTTAGATGGGTCTGTATGGCGGGTGGTGGAGTTTCTCCACGTCAAGCCTGGAAAGGGTTCCGCCTTTGTGCGTACAAAACTGAAAAACGTGCAAAGTGGAAGTGTTGTTGAGAAAACCTTCCGCGCTGGGGAAACGGTACCCCAAGCTAATTTGGAAAAGCGCACAATGCAGCATACCTACAAAGAAGCTGACCAGTTTGTCTTCATGGATATGGAAACCTATGAGGAAAGCCGCCTGAACTCATCACAAATTGGCGAACGTGTCAAGTATCTGAGTGAAGGGATGGAGGTTAATGTTGTAACTTGGGGTGAGCAAGTTCTTGAAGTAGAACTTCCCAACTCGGTCGTGTTGGAAGTTGTGGATACCGACCCCGGTGTCAAAGGCGATACCGCCACCGGTGGGACGAAACCCGCGATCGTTTCAACGGGTGCTCAGGTCATGGTTCCTCTGTTTATTTCGATCGGTGAACGGATTAAAATCGACACCCGTAACGACTCCTACTTGGGTCGCGAATAA